From the genome of Acidimicrobiales bacterium, one region includes:
- a CDS encoding CHAP domain-containing protein → MAVPAAASFLFPMWSAGAASASVVLPTSPRYCTANGGTFAGWLDSSPAIPICGPGPAYGGVGGYVNIPGPFGERGTYYNATPGFQCVELADRYLAVVDGLGAVKANGAQVAENYHAAYPATRLVRDGSRAAVGNAPRTGDVLSFSYSSSFSGDGHVAVVIGASVDRRTGDGTVRIAQENVGSTDYVRTLELSSWRLVDPSEGGGTEYSYPYAEWLVVPAPVSAAVRLAERHGWHPSGAVANPFVARPSIVLASFARRG, encoded by the coding sequence GTGGCCGTCCCTGCGGCCGCTTCCTTCCTCTTCCCGATGTGGTCGGCGGGCGCCGCGTCGGCGTCGGTCGTGCTGCCCACCTCGCCGCGCTACTGCACCGCCAACGGCGGCACCTTCGCCGGCTGGTTGGACTCGAGCCCGGCGATCCCGATCTGCGGCCCCGGGCCCGCCTACGGCGGCGTCGGCGGCTACGTGAACATCCCCGGGCCCTTCGGGGAACGCGGCACTTACTACAACGCGACGCCGGGCTTCCAGTGCGTCGAGCTCGCCGACCGCTACCTCGCCGTCGTCGACGGCCTCGGGGCGGTGAAGGCCAACGGCGCGCAGGTCGCCGAGAACTACCACGCCGCCTACCCCGCGACCCGGCTCGTCCGTGACGGCTCGCGCGCCGCGGTCGGGAACGCGCCGAGGACCGGCGACGTCCTCAGCTTCTCCTACTCCTCCTCGTTCTCCGGGGACGGTCACGTGGCGGTGGTGATCGGCGCCTCGGTCGACCGCCGCACCGGGGACGGGACGGTCCGCATCGCCCAGGAGAACGTCGGCTCCACCGACTACGTCCGCACCCTCGAGCTCAGCTCGTGGCGCCTCGTCGACCCGAGCGAGGGGGGCGGCACCGAGTACAGCTACCCCTACGCCGAGTGGCTGGTCGTGCCCGCGCCGGTCTCGGCGGCGGTGCGCCTCGCGGAGCGGCACGGCTGGCACCCGAGCGGCGCCGTCGCCAACCCCTTCGTGGCGCGGCCGAGCATCGTCCTCGCGAGCTTCGCCCGCCGCGGCTGA
- a CDS encoding LCP family protein, with protein sequence MSDIGGPGPQAGEPATTTGPPVTEGAAPQSRLGAFRARRRVTKAQRSKRRRRLVRGGIGLVLLVVAVVAGSGIYLDLQLHRVGHLSNIHVQASKGNVENILLVGSTDRCLVKPAKNFEAWVKECAAGVNGNNSDVVMILRLVPGRAPTLLSIPRDTFVPDARAGDLSNRIDAALYNGPNQLIQAIEEDFGIPINHFVVLNFQTFTNIVDVLHGITMYFPTSLKDNDSGLYISRSGCLHISGAEALALVRARHVYYHYDPKTRTWRGYDPSGDIGRIERDHIFLKVLGQELAARGVGNPVTDSQLLGAIAPNLTVDSGFSTGEMLHLALTYHSSASRAAQFTLPVVEDTQSYIYKGFNYGDVVFPTEPQDQQAIDQFMGGTPASASLISSRITVSVVDADNSPAAATTVAAGLTSLGYKVSAGSAVPSVGPIAETTVRYRPGHLAEAQRVLRSLTGAVVLASDPKITGSDVAVAVGSDVSVDTPVHTASASTVLQATAAAATLSPLAAPTKATTSIPPFDPRACAKP encoded by the coding sequence GTGAGCGACATCGGGGGCCCCGGCCCGCAGGCGGGCGAGCCCGCCACGACGACCGGCCCGCCCGTCACCGAGGGTGCTGCTCCGCAGTCCCGCCTCGGCGCCTTCCGCGCGCGGCGCCGGGTGACGAAGGCCCAGCGCAGCAAGCGGCGCCGCCGCCTCGTGCGCGGCGGGATCGGCCTCGTGCTCCTCGTCGTCGCCGTCGTCGCCGGCAGCGGGATCTACCTCGACCTGCAGCTCCACCGCGTCGGGCACCTGAGCAACATCCACGTCCAGGCCTCGAAGGGCAACGTCGAGAACATCCTGCTCGTCGGCTCGACCGACCGCTGCCTCGTGAAGCCGGCGAAGAACTTCGAGGCCTGGGTGAAGGAGTGCGCGGCCGGGGTGAACGGCAACAACAGCGACGTGGTGATGATCCTCCGCCTCGTGCCCGGACGGGCGCCGACGCTGCTGTCGATCCCGCGCGACACCTTCGTCCCCGACGCCCGCGCCGGTGACCTCTCCAACCGCATCGACGCCGCCTTGTACAACGGCCCCAACCAGCTCATCCAGGCGATCGAGGAGGACTTCGGGATCCCGATCAACCACTTCGTGGTGCTGAACTTCCAGACCTTCACGAACATCGTGGACGTCCTGCACGGGATCACGATGTACTTCCCGACCTCGCTCAAGGACAACGACTCGGGCCTCTACATCAGCCGCAGCGGCTGCCTGCACATCAGCGGGGCGGAGGCGCTCGCCCTCGTGCGCGCCCGCCACGTCTACTACCACTACGACCCGAAGACCCGCACCTGGCGCGGCTACGACCCGTCGGGGGACATCGGCCGCATCGAGCGCGACCACATCTTCTTGAAGGTCCTCGGCCAGGAGCTGGCCGCGCGCGGGGTCGGCAACCCGGTCACCGACAGCCAGCTGCTCGGTGCGATCGCCCCCAACCTCACGGTCGACTCCGGCTTCAGCACCGGCGAGATGCTGCACCTCGCCCTCACCTACCACTCGAGCGCGAGCAGGGCCGCACAGTTCACCCTGCCGGTGGTCGAGGACACCCAGAGCTACATCTACAAGGGCTTCAACTACGGGGACGTCGTCTTCCCGACCGAGCCGCAGGACCAGCAGGCGATCGACCAGTTCATGGGCGGCACCCCCGCCAGCGCCTCGCTCATTTCCTCGAGGATCACCGTCTCGGTGGTCGACGCGGACAACTCGCCTGCCGCCGCCACGACCGTCGCCGCCGGCCTCACCTCGCTCGGCTACAAGGTGAGCGCCGGGAGCGCGGTCCCCTCCGTCGGCCCCATCGCCGAGACGACCGTCCGCTATCGTCCCGGACACCTCGCCGAGGCGCAGCGGGTGCTGCGCAGTCTCACCGGCGCGGTCGTGCTCGCGAGCGACCCGAAGATCACGGGGAGCGACGTGGCCGTCGCCGTCGGCTCGGACGTCTCGGTCGACACCCCGGTGCACACCGCCTCGGCCAGCACGGTGCTGCAGGCGACGGCGGCCGCGGCGACCCTCTCGCCGCTCGCGGCCCCGACTAAGGCGACCACCTCGATCCCGCCCTTCGACCCGCGCGCCTGCGCGAAGCCGTGA
- a CDS encoding aspartate kinase codes for MALAVQKFGGTSVADAERIRAVADHVARTLRTGDQVVVVVSAMGKTTDDLLRLADDVSQVQPGRELDMLLTAGERISMSLVCMALAELGVASASYTGSQAGIITDTTHTKARILEIRPTRLREALAKGVVPVVAGFQGVSEALDVTTLGRGGSDTTAVALAAALGADRCEIYTDVSGVFSSDPRIVPDARRLARISFEEMLEIAGTGGRVLALRSVEFARNHHVPLHVRSSFTWEPGTWVTEEDPDMEQPIVSAVTSDTSEVKLTVTGVTDRPGVAAALFRGLAEEMVNVDMIVQNTSHDGTTDISFTIPRNELAAATGVTRKLAPELGAGEVLVDENVAQVSVVGAGMKTHPGVTAQMFESLAAAEINILMISTSPIRISCIVEASAADRAVQVLHDAFQLGAA; via the coding sequence GTGGCGCTCGCTGTCCAGAAGTTCGGTGGCACCTCGGTCGCGGACGCGGAGCGGATCCGCGCCGTCGCCGACCACGTCGCGCGCACGCTGCGCACTGGCGACCAGGTGGTGGTCGTCGTCTCCGCGATGGGCAAGACCACCGACGACCTCCTCCGTCTCGCCGACGACGTCAGCCAGGTGCAGCCCGGGCGGGAGCTCGACATGCTGCTCACCGCCGGCGAGCGGATCTCGATGTCCCTCGTCTGCATGGCGCTCGCCGAGCTCGGCGTGGCCTCGGCCTCCTACACCGGCAGCCAGGCGGGGATCATCACCGACACCACCCACACCAAGGCGCGCATCTTGGAGATCCGCCCGACGCGCCTTCGCGAGGCGCTCGCCAAGGGGGTCGTGCCGGTGGTCGCCGGCTTCCAGGGGGTCTCCGAGGCGCTCGACGTGACCACGCTCGGCCGCGGTGGCTCGGACACCACGGCCGTGGCCCTCGCCGCCGCCCTCGGCGCCGACCGCTGCGAGATCTACACCGACGTCTCGGGGGTCTTCAGCTCGGACCCCCGCATCGTCCCCGACGCCCGCCGCCTCGCCCGTATCTCCTTCGAGGAGATGCTGGAGATCGCCGGCACGGGGGGGCGCGTGCTCGCGCTGCGCTCCGTCGAGTTCGCCCGCAACCATCACGTGCCGCTCCACGTCCGTTCCAGCTTCACCTGGGAGCCGGGTACGTGGGTGACCGAGGAGGACCCCGACATGGAACAGCCGATCGTCTCCGCTGTGACGAGCGACACCTCGGAGGTGAAGCTCACCGTCACCGGCGTCACGGACCGGCCGGGGGTGGCCGCCGCGCTCTTTCGCGGTCTCGCCGAAGAGATGGTGAACGTCGACATGATCGTGCAGAACACCTCGCACGACGGGACGACCGACATCTCCTTCACCATCCCCCGCAACGAGCTCGCCGCGGCGACCGGGGTGACGAGGAAGCTCGCTCCCGAGCTCGGCGCTGGCGAGGTGCTCGTCGACGAGAACGTCGCCCAGGTGAGCGTGGTCGGCGCGGGGATGAAGACCCATCCCGGGGTGACCGCGCAGATGTTCGAGTCCCTCGCCGCCGCGGAGATCAACATCTTGATGATCTCCACCTCGCCGATCCGCATCTCCTGCATCGTCGAGGCGTCCGCCGCGGACCGCGCCGTGCAGGTGCTGCACGACGCCTTCCAGCTCGGAGCGGCCTGA
- a CDS encoding Type 1 glutamine amidotransferase-like domain-containing protein — MTDSQRRGTLALVGGDEFQGSPELDSELLAAADGEVLVLPTAAAYERPGLAVERAEGWFAALGGRVRPCMVLSRPDAEDRALAEMVAGARFLYLAGGSPLHLRSVLKDSLVLDALVGAWRNGAVVAGSSAGAMALTDPMVDPRGGAFTVGLGLVRNVAVVPHASGELTPQLRRTLSLAPAGCALAALGGGSAVVREPDGSWRSSGASIEIYVDGVPSGLESLAGKPVE; from the coding sequence GTGACCGACAGCCAGCGCCGCGGCACGCTCGCCCTCGTCGGCGGCGACGAGTTCCAGGGCTCTCCCGAGCTCGACAGCGAGCTCCTCGCGGCGGCCGACGGCGAGGTCCTCGTGCTCCCGACCGCCGCCGCCTACGAGCGCCCGGGCCTCGCCGTCGAGCGAGCCGAAGGCTGGTTCGCCGCTCTCGGCGGGCGGGTCCGGCCCTGCATGGTCCTCTCCCGCCCCGACGCCGAGGACCGCGCGCTCGCCGAGATGGTCGCGGGCGCCCGCTTCCTCTACCTCGCGGGCGGCTCTCCGCTCCATCTCCGCTCGGTGCTGAAGGACTCGCTTGTCCTCGACGCCCTCGTCGGCGCGTGGCGCAACGGCGCCGTCGTCGCCGGCTCCTCGGCGGGCGCGATGGCGCTCACCGATCCGATGGTCGACCCCCGCGGCGGGGCCTTCACCGTCGGCCTCGGGCTGGTGCGCAACGTCGCGGTCGTGCCGCACGCGAGCGGCGAGCTCACCCCCCAGCTCCGCCGCACGCTGTCCTTGGCCCCCGCGGGCTGCGCGCTCGCCGCCCTCGGCGGCGGGAGCGCCGTCGTGCGCGAGCCGGACGGCTCCTGGCGGAGCAGCGGGGCGAGCATCGAGATCTACGTCGACGGCGTCCCGAGCGGCCTCGAGAGCCTGGCGGGCAAGCCCGTCGAGTAG
- a CDS encoding peptidylprolyl isomerase produces the protein MPSEKRARQRALRNQKNAVVERRRRQRRVLRRGGTFAVVAGVVIALVFLLSQHSPPKKAATSTTTTTTTATTIAPTSTTTAVAAVAPTCPPAAGSSKRVTAFTKAPALCISPTAVFDATVKTDLGSFVITMQAAKSLLAVNNFVFLSRYRFYDSTIFHRVIPGFVVQGGDPTGTGTGGPGYQFTGNTPPAKCQPNCYPLGSVALANSSSSPKTDGSQFFVTVGASGVQLPPEYTLLGQVTSGMAVVDKIAKDGTSGGTPTVTHRIVSVTVRQLS, from the coding sequence GTGCCGAGCGAGAAGCGGGCGCGCCAACGGGCGCTTCGGAATCAGAAGAACGCGGTCGTGGAACGGCGACGTCGCCAACGACGCGTGCTGCGCCGCGGCGGGACCTTCGCCGTCGTCGCCGGCGTCGTCATCGCCCTCGTCTTCCTCCTCTCACAGCACTCGCCGCCGAAGAAGGCGGCGACGAGCACGACGACCACCACCACCACGGCGACGACGATCGCCCCGACCTCGACGACGACCGCCGTCGCGGCGGTCGCGCCCACCTGCCCCCCGGCGGCGGGGAGCAGCAAGCGGGTCACCGCCTTCACCAAGGCGCCCGCGCTCTGCATCTCGCCGACGGCGGTCTTCGACGCCACCGTGAAGACCGACCTCGGCAGCTTCGTGATCACGATGCAGGCCGCGAAGTCGCTGCTCGCGGTGAACAACTTCGTCTTCCTCTCCCGCTACCGCTTCTACGACTCGACGATCTTCCACCGGGTGATCCCCGGCTTCGTCGTGCAAGGTGGCGACCCGACCGGCACCGGTACCGGCGGCCCCGGCTACCAGTTCACGGGCAACACGCCGCCCGCAAAGTGCCAGCCGAACTGCTACCCGCTCGGCTCGGTGGCGCTCGCCAACAGCTCCTCCAGCCCGAAGACCGACGGCAGCCAGTTCTTCGTCACCGTCGGCGCCTCGGGGGTGCAGCTGCCGCCGGAGTACACGCTGCTCGGCCAGGTGACGAGCGGCATGGCGGTCGTGGACAAGATCGCGAAGGACGGCACCTCGGGCGGCACGCCGACGGTGACCCACCGGATCGTCTCGGTGACGGTCCGCCAGCTCTCCTAG
- a CDS encoding SDR family oxidoreductase, with amino-acid sequence MAARDLEGKVMFVTGAGRGIGRGIAEVAAESGMDVAINALTPRYVEELARHLGKETGRKVLPIIGDVTTTGGAGAAVSAVLEQFGRLDVLVNNLGDAIGKPLVTLPDGTEGMTDEEVQRVIDLNLSASIYCTRAAGPHLLGRRSGKVVNISSFAALRGGANRVIYSTGKAALTGFTRSLALEWAPYNVQVNAVAPGSFPDPITSGDRYEQNRARIAGEVPAGRAGEVREVGHLVVYLASEAADYLTGQTIHIDGGSTL; translated from the coding sequence GTGGCCGCACGGGATCTTGAGGGCAAGGTGATGTTCGTCACCGGCGCCGGTCGCGGCATCGGCCGCGGCATCGCCGAGGTCGCCGCCGAATCGGGGATGGACGTCGCGATCAACGCCCTCACCCCGCGCTACGTCGAGGAACTCGCCCGCCACCTCGGCAAAGAGACGGGGCGCAAGGTGCTCCCGATCATCGGCGACGTCACCACCACCGGCGGCGCCGGTGCCGCGGTCAGCGCCGTCCTCGAGCAGTTCGGCAGGCTCGACGTCCTCGTCAACAACCTCGGCGACGCGATCGGCAAGCCCCTCGTCACCCTCCCCGACGGCACCGAGGGGATGACCGACGAGGAGGTGCAGCGCGTCATCGACCTCAACCTCTCCGCCTCGATCTACTGCACGCGCGCCGCGGGCCCCCACCTGCTCGGCCGACGCTCCGGCAAGGTCGTGAACATCTCCTCCTTCGCTGCGCTGCGCGGCGGTGCCAACCGCGTCATCTACTCCACCGGCAAGGCCGCGCTCACGGGCTTCACGCGCTCCCTCGCCCTCGAGTGGGCCCCTTACAACGTGCAGGTGAACGCCGTCGCGCCGGGCTCGTTCCCGGACCCGATCACCTCCGGCGACCGCTACGAGCAGAACCGCGCCCGCATCGCCGGGGAGGTCCCGGCCGGCCGCGCCGGCGAGGTGCGCGAGGTCGGCCACCTCGTCGTCTACCTGGCGAGCGAGGCCGCGGACTACCTCACCGGCCAGACGATCCACATCGACGGGGGTTCGACCCTCTGA
- a CDS encoding VIT1/CCC1 transporter family protein: MARSARHALVERLLGGRPEQHGAGGHHADHRELRGGGLRAAIFGVSDGLVSNVSLVLGTSGAHPGGSFIRLAGIAGLLGGSFSMAAGEYVSMRAQREAFEREIEVERRELEIHPAAEEHELQQIYQGRGMSAETAQQAAGDVMADPENALSTHTREELGIDPQNLGSPVQAATASFASFAFGALLPLLPFLTGNGGSGALLVAIALTAVGALATGSVLSLVTERPLVLSALRSLAICAVAGGATYAIGTAIGVSTA; encoded by the coding sequence GTGGCCCGCTCAGCGCGACATGCCCTGGTCGAGCGCCTGCTCGGTGGCCGCCCCGAGCAGCACGGCGCCGGGGGCCACCACGCCGATCACCGCGAGCTCCGCGGCGGGGGGCTGCGCGCCGCGATCTTCGGCGTGAGCGACGGCCTCGTCTCCAACGTTTCGCTCGTCCTCGGCACCTCGGGCGCGCACCCGGGGGGCTCGTTCATCCGGCTCGCCGGCATCGCCGGCCTGCTCGGCGGCTCCTTCTCGATGGCCGCCGGCGAGTACGTCTCGATGCGCGCCCAGCGGGAGGCCTTCGAGCGCGAGATCGAGGTGGAGCGCCGCGAGCTCGAGATCCACCCCGCGGCCGAGGAGCACGAACTGCAGCAGATCTACCAGGGACGGGGGATGAGCGCCGAGACGGCGCAGCAGGCGGCGGGCGACGTGATGGCTGACCCGGAGAACGCGCTGTCGACCCACACCCGTGAGGAGCTCGGCATCGATCCGCAGAACCTCGGCTCGCCGGTGCAGGCCGCGACCGCCTCCTTCGCGAGCTTCGCCTTCGGCGCGCTGCTGCCGCTCCTGCCCTTCCTCACCGGCAACGGCGGCAGCGGGGCGCTGCTCGTCGCCATCGCCCTCACCGCCGTCGGTGCCCTCGCCACCGGCTCGGTCCTCTCGCTCGTCACCGAGCGGCCGCTCGTGCTCTCCGCGCTGCGCTCGCTCGCGATCTGCGCGGTGGCGGGCGGGGCGACCTACGCGATCGGCACCGCGATCGGCGTCTCGACCGCATGA
- a CDS encoding aspartate-semialdehyde dehydrogenase yields the protein MHVGIFGATGQVGGVMRSILEERDFPVDSLRLFASARSVGRRLEFKGEELAVEDASAAQYSGLDVALFSCGKAASLELAPRVAAAGAVVIDNSSAWRMDPEVPLVVPEVNGALLAAIPKGIVANPNCTTMVAMPVLKPLHDEATLAGVHVATYQAVSGAGLAGVAELDTQLQATAAGASRLTFDGEALEFPAPKAFPAPIAFNVLPLAGSLVGDGTGETDEEQKWRNESRKILGLPALPVDCICVRVPVFTGHSLALHVRFAGPLSPERATALLERAPGVELSEMPTPLQAAGRDASIVGRIRADETVAHGLALFVCGDNLRKGAALNAIQIAEAL from the coding sequence ATGCACGTCGGCATCTTCGGAGCCACCGGCCAGGTCGGTGGTGTCATGCGCAGCATCCTCGAGGAGCGCGACTTCCCGGTCGACTCACTCCGCCTCTTCGCCTCGGCCCGTTCGGTCGGCAGGCGCCTCGAGTTCAAGGGCGAGGAGCTCGCCGTCGAGGACGCGAGCGCGGCGCAGTACTCGGGGCTCGACGTGGCCCTCTTCTCCTGCGGGAAGGCCGCCTCGCTCGAGCTCGCGCCGAGGGTCGCGGCCGCTGGCGCCGTCGTCATCGACAACTCCTCGGCGTGGCGCATGGACCCCGAGGTTCCGCTCGTCGTCCCCGAGGTGAACGGTGCGCTGCTCGCGGCGATCCCGAAGGGGATCGTCGCCAACCCGAACTGCACGACGATGGTCGCGATGCCGGTGCTGAAGCCGCTGCACGACGAGGCGACGCTCGCCGGCGTGCACGTCGCCACCTACCAGGCCGTCTCGGGCGCCGGCCTCGCCGGCGTCGCCGAGCTCGACACCCAGCTGCAGGCGACGGCGGCGGGCGCCTCCCGCCTCACCTTCGACGGGGAGGCCCTCGAGTTCCCGGCGCCGAAGGCCTTTCCCGCGCCGATCGCCTTCAACGTCCTGCCCCTCGCTGGCAGCCTCGTCGGCGACGGCACGGGGGAGACCGACGAGGAACAGAAGTGGCGGAACGAGAGCCGCAAGATCCTCGGCCTCCCCGCGCTCCCCGTCGACTGCATCTGCGTGCGGGTCCCCGTCTTCACCGGCCACTCGCTCGCGCTGCACGTCCGCTTCGCCGGGCCGCTCAGCCCGGAGCGGGCGACGGCCCTCCTCGAGCGCGCCCCCGGTGTCGAGCTCTCCGAGATGCCGACCCCCTTGCAGGCGGCCGGCCGCGACGCCTCGATCGTCGGCCGCATCCGCGCCGACGAGACGGTCGCGCACGGCCTCGCGCTGTTCGTCTGCGGGGACAACCTCCGAAAGGGCGCCGCGCTGAACGCGATCCAGATCGCCGAGGCGCTCTGA
- a CDS encoding phosphoglycerate mutase family protein yields the protein MTTADACAALYLVRHADAGDRTRFSGDDDLERPLSPRGREQSARIAERLGGVAFVRLLSSPAVRCVGTFEPLATARHLALEEVEALVEGADPHKALEVLLASGASASAPVAACSHGDVLGAILEDILRRGLPVEGKVRLPKAMTVEVALSAAGEPSHLRFVGPKGGSR from the coding sequence ATGACGACGGCGGACGCCTGCGCCGCGCTCTACCTCGTCCGCCACGCAGACGCCGGCGACCGCACCCGCTTCAGCGGTGACGACGACCTCGAGCGGCCGCTCTCGCCGAGGGGTCGTGAGCAGTCGGCGCGCATCGCCGAACGCCTCGGCGGGGTCGCTTTCGTCCGTCTGCTGAGCTCGCCGGCGGTGCGCTGCGTCGGCACCTTCGAGCCGCTCGCCACGGCCCGGCATCTCGCGCTCGAGGAGGTGGAGGCGCTCGTCGAGGGGGCCGATCCGCACAAGGCCCTCGAGGTGCTGCTCGCGAGCGGAGCGAGCGCGTCGGCGCCCGTCGCCGCCTGCTCGCACGGGGATGTCCTCGGCGCGATCCTCGAGGACATCCTCCGGCGCGGCCTCCCCGTCGAGGGCAAGGTGCGCCTTCCCAAGGCGATGACCGTGGAGGTGGCGCTGTCGGCCGCGGGCGAGCCCTCCCACCTCCGCTTCGTCGGCCCGAAGGGCGGCTCGCGCTGA
- a CDS encoding peptidylprolyl isomerase yields MAPECPPADGSAPKTQQFDGPPPMCIDPAKRYTAVMQTSKGSITFALDAATAPQTVNSFVFLSRYHYYDGVVFHRIIPGFVVQGGDPTGRGTGGPGYRFDDELPKAGRYEIGSLAMANAGPNTNGSQFFIICGPSGAQLPPAYALFGKAVNGLDVIAALEAAGTASGKPSEQVLIESVTISEDD; encoded by the coding sequence ATGGCCCCCGAATGCCCCCCGGCTGACGGCTCCGCCCCGAAGACCCAGCAGTTCGACGGCCCGCCGCCGATGTGCATCGACCCGGCGAAGCGCTACACCGCGGTGATGCAGACCTCCAAGGGCTCGATCACCTTCGCCCTCGACGCGGCGACGGCGCCGCAGACGGTGAACAGCTTCGTCTTCCTCTCCCGGTACCACTACTACGACGGCGTCGTCTTCCACCGCATCATCCCGGGCTTCGTCGTGCAGGGCGGCGACCCGACGGGGCGCGGCACCGGCGGCCCCGGCTACCGCTTCGACGACGAGCTCCCCAAGGCGGGCCGCTACGAGATCGGCTCGCTCGCGATGGCCAACGCCGGGCCGAACACCAACGGCAGCCAGTTCTTCATCATCTGCGGGCCCTCGGGGGCCCAGCTGCCGCCCGCCTACGCGCTCTTCGGCAAGGCGGTGAACGGCCTCGACGTGATCGCCGCCCTCGAGGCCGCGGGCACCGCCTCGGGCAAGCCGAGCGAGCAGGTGCTCATCGAGTCGGTGACGATCTCCGAGGACGACTGA
- a CDS encoding MarR family winged helix-turn-helix transcriptional regulator translates to MSPPLPHVGRLVRRAQQVHNRLWGKLVSEEVTSPQFAVLFALAETDEADQRTIGRSASLDRSTVADVVDRMVRRGYLERRRDPEDQRRNLLRLSPEGRSLLVALMARGREMNEALLGTLDETERVEFLRLLTKFVALIEAMDGAEGEAGGAEE, encoded by the coding sequence ATGAGCCCACCACTTCCCCACGTCGGCCGGCTGGTCCGCCGCGCGCAGCAGGTCCACAACCGCCTCTGGGGCAAGCTCGTCTCCGAGGAGGTGACCTCGCCGCAGTTCGCGGTGCTCTTCGCGCTCGCCGAGACCGACGAGGCGGACCAGCGGACGATCGGCCGCTCGGCCTCGCTCGACCGCTCGACGGTCGCCGACGTGGTCGACCGCATGGTGCGCCGCGGCTATCTCGAGCGCCGGCGGGACCCCGAGGACCAGCGACGGAACCTGTTGCGGCTGAGCCCGGAGGGGCGCTCCCTGCTGGTCGCGCTGATGGCGCGGGGCCGCGAGATGAACGAGGCCCTGCTCGGCACGCTCGACGAGACCGAGCGCGTCGAGTTCCTGCGGCTGCTCACCAAGTTCGTCGCCCTCATCGAGGCGATGGACGGCGCAGAAGGCGAGGCCGGCGGCGCGGAGGAGTGA
- the proS gene encoding proline--tRNA ligase has protein sequence MARTNDKGITPQSEDFSAWYNELVLRAELADRGPVRGTMVIRPYGYRIWELLQGELDQRIKATGHENAYFPIFIPEGHLKREAQHVEGFAPELAVVTHAGGHKLEEPLVVRPTSETVIGEMFARWISSYRDLPVLMNQWANVVRWELRPRLFLRTTEFLWQEGHTAHATAEEAVAEMMTAAGFYREVAEELAAMPVIVGDKPESERFAGADRTVSLEAMMRDGRALQAGTSHYLGTNFSRAFDITFATAEGGLAHCFTTSWGMSTRMIGGIVMAHGDDRGLILPPRLAPHQVVIVPIGRDDDLAAVLDAARALAWELRQVGVRAHIDDRPQLSPGFKFNEWELRGAPLRVELGPRDLAAGQVTVADRLTGEKDALAIGSAAGALLERLEDFQRELFARALAFRAEHTADADTFEELVAQVAEGFALARHCGQPDCEARIKEATSATPRCIPLDGPDDEGDCVACDRAAAYGRRVVFARAY, from the coding sequence ATGGCGCGAACGAACGACAAGGGCATCACCCCCCAGAGCGAGGATTTCTCCGCCTGGTACAACGAGCTCGTGCTCCGCGCGGAGCTCGCCGACCGCGGGCCGGTGCGGGGGACGATGGTCATCCGACCCTACGGCTACCGCATCTGGGAGCTCCTCCAGGGCGAGCTGGACCAGCGCATCAAGGCGACCGGCCACGAGAACGCCTACTTCCCGATCTTCATCCCCGAGGGGCACCTGAAGCGCGAGGCCCAGCACGTCGAGGGCTTCGCCCCCGAGCTCGCCGTCGTGACCCACGCCGGCGGCCACAAGCTCGAGGAGCCGCTCGTCGTGCGGCCGACCTCTGAGACGGTGATCGGCGAGATGTTCGCCCGCTGGATCAGCTCCTACCGCGACCTCCCGGTGCTCATGAACCAGTGGGCGAACGTCGTCCGCTGGGAGCTCCGGCCGCGGTTGTTCCTCCGGACCACCGAGTTCCTCTGGCAGGAGGGGCACACCGCGCACGCCACCGCGGAGGAGGCGGTCGCCGAGATGATGACCGCCGCGGGCTTCTACCGCGAGGTCGCCGAGGAGCTCGCGGCGATGCCGGTGATCGTCGGTGACAAGCCCGAGAGCGAGCGCTTCGCCGGCGCCGACCGGACGGTCTCGCTCGAGGCGATGATGCGCGACGGGCGGGCGCTGCAGGCTGGGACCTCGCACTACCTCGGGACGAACTTCTCGCGCGCCTTCGACATCACCTTCGCCACCGCCGAGGGCGGCCTCGCGCACTGCTTCACGACCTCGTGGGGGATGAGCACCCGCATGATCGGCGGCATCGTGATGGCGCACGGCGACGACCGCGGCCTCATCCTCCCGCCGCGCCTCGCCCCCCACCAGGTGGTCATCGTGCCGATCGGCCGCGACGACGACCTCGCCGCGGTGCTCGACGCAGCGCGCGCCCTCGCCTGGGAGCTGCGCCAGGTGGGGGTGCGGGCCCACATCGACGACCGCCCGCAGCTCTCCCCGGGCTTCAAGTTCAACGAGTGGGAGCTGCGCGGGGCGCCGCTGCGCGTCGAGCTCGGCCCCCGCGACCTCGCCGCCGGCCAGGTCACTGTGGCCGACCGCCTCACCGGCGAGAAGGACGCGCTCGCGATCGGCTCGGCGGCGGGCGCCCTCCTCGAGCGCCTCGAGGACTTCCAGCGCGAGCTGTTCGCCCGCGCGCTCGCCTTCCGCGCCGAGCACACCGCCGACGCCGACACCTTCGAGGAGCTCGTCGCGCAGGTGGCGGAGGGCTTCGCCCTCGCCCGCCACTGCGGCCAGCCGGACTGCGAGGCGCGCATCAAGGAGGCGACGTCGGCGACCCCGCGCTGCATCCCCCTCGACGGTCCCGACGACGAGGGCGACTGCGTCGCCTGTGACCGCGCCGCCGCCTACGGCCGGCGGGTCGTCTTCGCTCGCGCCTACTGA